The stretch of DNA GAGCCTCCCGCAGGCGGCTCATGTTCTTGCGTTCCAAAGTCATGCGGTCGATGACCGCCTCAATGGTATGCTTCTCGTAACGCACCAGGGCAGGCACTTCCTCGATCCTGTAGATTTCGCCATCCACCCGGGCGCGCACAAAACCGTCTTCCTTGAGTTCGGCCAGTTCCTTGCGGTATTCGCCCTTGCGTTCCTGCACAATGGGGGCCATCACCGTAATCTGCTTGCCCTCGTCGCCTACATACAAATTATCTACAATCTGGTCCACGGTCTGAGCCTTGATGACCCGGCCGCACTTGGGGCAGTGGGGCACGCCCAGTCGGGCAAAAAGCAGGCGGTAATGGTCCAGAATCTCTACCACCGTACCCACAGTACTGCGGGGGTTCCGGTTCACCGTTTTCTGGTCAATGGAAATCGTGGGCGAAATGCCGCGAACGCTCTCCACCTCGGGGTGTTTCATGCGGCCGATGAACTGACGGGCATAAACAGACAGCGATTCAACAAAACGGCGCTGGCCTTCTTGGAAGACCGTATCAAAGGCAAGGCTGGACTTGCCCGAACCCGAAACGCCGGTCACCACCACGATAGAATCGCGAGGAATCTTCAAATCCACATGTTGCAGGTTGTGTTCATGGGCGTCGCGAATATCAATAAACTTGGTCATAGAATTAAAAATGAGAAATTTTTTCGACCACAAAGATAGTGAACATTTGGATATTATTCAAGTTCCATTTTGCTTACCTTGCCAAAAAAGGGCTTTTTAGCTATATTCGGCACTCACCTAACGGGGATATAGCTCAGTTGGTAGAGCGACAGGTTCGCAATCTGTAGGTCATGGGTTCGACTCCCACTATCTCCACTCAAAAGAGGCAGACAAAAGTCTGCCTCTTTTTTACATAACAAGACCGTTCGCGCTAAATTTCGGTGCAAATTCTCCGGCCTGCGCTCACTCTCGCAACCACGCCTCGTTAATACGAGGCGTTTGTTGCTCACGATTGGTCGGCATTTGCCAGCCTTTTGTTTTTGAGTTTTGCACGGTAATCAAACCGCACCTAGGCAAAATAGACGAAACTGGTCTTTTTCAGTTCCTTCAGGGACGTCAGCACCGCATGGTCCGGGCCGTTCAGGGCAGACAGCGCAGAACAGATGCTTTGCTCCAGTTCGGCTTCACTTTGCCCGTGGAACATGGCGTAAACATTATAGGGGAAACCTCCGAAAGGGCTGCGCTCGTAGCAGTGGGAAACGTGAGGATCTTCGGCCAACAATGCTCCCGCCCGTTCCGCATCCGCGACGGCAAGGCACACCATGGCGTTTGCATCAAAACCCGCCTGCTGGTGTCTGAGGACCGCCCCGAATCTGCGCATGATTTTTTGATCCAAGTCACCGCGGATTTCGGCGACGTCTATTCCCAAATCAGAGAAGGGCGTTTTGGTGTGGGGAATATCCTGGCACAGGAGGTTGATCCGGCGACGGTCCTTTGCCTCAGGGACAAAGGGTTCGGCACCTTTGGCAACCGGCCTTTCCGTGACCCGAGCTGCCGCAACCTGGCCCGACGCATCTGCAGAACTCCGCGACGCAGACTTCATCACCGTGTTTATCTTGAACATCTTGCTGGCCGAGAGCACATGGGCATCGTGCAGGACGGTTTCCGCCTCCAACCCCCGAACCGTTTCCTGAATTTCGGATTCCGACCGGGCGATGACGGTGAACCAAACGTTGTAGGCGTGACTGCGGACATAGTTGTGTGTGATGGCAGGAATCTTATCCACCGCCGCAGCAAAACCTTCCAGTTTATCTTCGCTCACCACTCCCGTGCAGAGTCTGGAGATGTAGCCCAACCTGCGGGAGTCATAGACGCCACCCAGGCGACGGATGACGCCGGACTTGCGAAGGCGTTCCACGCTATCGAAAGCCTCTTCTTCTGAAACGCCAAGAAGCCTTCCCAGTGCGGCGTAAGGACGCTCTTCCAGCGGGAAACCGTCCTGGACAATTTCCAGAATTTTCAGGTCTAGAGCTTCCACGAGAATCCCCTACCCCGGATTTCGTCCTTCACGGTTTCGCCCACCTCTACGGTCGCTCCCGCAAACAAGATGGAGTTTTCCACACGAACACCTTCGGGCAGATCCACTCCATTTTGGACAACTGAACAGCCGACCTTCGAAACGCAATCCCGCCGTCTGGAATCGAGACCGTCACCGACCCAGCTGTTCAGCCCCAGTTCCTGCAGGCGGGCGTCGCAGGCGGCCTTCAGGCCCGCGGGGCTTCCCATGTCTATCCAGGTGGCGTCCATCTGGCTGCAGTCCACATAAATCGGGTGACCCGCCGCAAGTTCCTGTTTCCAGAATTCACGGATGTCGAACTCACCGTCCTTGATGCGGGCAAGGGCCGCATCGCTGTACCAGGACACTCCCGAGAAGGTGGCGGGCTTGCCCTGTTCTGAACCGAAACGGCCAGCAACTCCTGCCAAGTGTCCGTTTCCGTCAACACGGAAGGTATTTACCTGAGGGAACTCCACCGCCAAGAGCGCCACGTCGCAGCGGTCGCGGCGGGCGTTCTCCATAAATTTATTCAAGTCAAAACGACAGTAGGCGTCGCCGTTCATCACCAGGAGCCCGCCGCGGTAACCTTCGTTGTATATGCGTTTCAGGGGGCCTGCGGTCCCGAGGATTTCCGGCTCTTCCCAGACCTTCTCGAACCCGAGACGCGAACCTTCGGCTATCACCTGTTCTGCAAGGTAGTGAGCGTTAGCGTGGAGACGCACAGGCCCAAGCTCCCTGGCACGAATCGCCTGGATTTCCAGGATGCTCTTGTCCACCACGGGCACCAACGGCTTGGGCATGTCTTCGGTCAAGGGCCGAAGCCTCGTGCCGAGGCCAGCCGCAAGAATCAAGACGTTGAGTTTTTCCCTTTCCAAATTCTTCTCTTTCGTTTCGTTATAATAAGGGCCAAGTAAAAAACGCCCACAGGTCATACCCGAGGACGTTAAAAATAATCAAACCATCACGGGACTACTCGCCGGTGCGGTAGTTGGGGGCTTCCTTGGTAATCGTCACGTCATGGGGGTGAGATTCACGGAGGCCTGCACCCGTAATGCGTACGAAGGTCGCCTTCTTGTAGAGTTCTTCGAGGTTAGCAGCACCGGCATAACCCATGGCAGAATGGATACCGCCAATCAGCTGGTAAACGGTGTCGCGGAGGGGGCCCTTGTAGGGCACACGGCCTTCGATGCCTTCGGGAACGAACTTGCGGGGTTCCTGGACGCCACCCTGGAAGTAACGGTCGGCAGAACCGGCCTTCATGGCACCGAGGGAACCCATACCGCGGTAGCTCTTGTAGCTACGGCCATCGGCGAGAATGACTTCGCCCGGAGCTTCTTCGGTTCCGGCAAACAAGGAGCCCACCATCACGGCATGACCACCGGCAGCGAGAGCCTTCACGATGTCGCCCGAGAACTTGAGGCCACCGTCGGCAATGATCTTCACGCCGACCTTGCGGGCCATCTTGCCGCATTCCACCACGGCGGAGAACTGCGGGTAACCCACACCGGCAACAATACGCGTGGTGCAGATGGAGCCCGGACCGATACCCACCTTCACGATGTTCGCGCCGCACTTGGCAAGTTCCGCAACCGCTTCCGGAGTGCAGACGTTGCCTGCGCAAATCGTGAGTTTCGGATACTTCTTGCGGACAGTCTTCACCATATTGCGCACGCCGATGTGGTGGCCGTGAGCCGTATCGATAATGAGCAGGTCCACGCCGGCGTCCACCAGGGCAGCCACGCGTTCGAGAGTATTTGCAGAAGTGCTCACGGCAGCGCCAACGAGCAACTGGCCGTTCTTGTCGAGGCTAGCGTTGGGGTTGTTTTCGCGTTTCAGAATGTCCGTCATGGTGATAAGGCCCTTCAGGGCGCCAGAGGCATCCACCAGCGGGAGCTTCTCGATGCGCTTTTCGGCGAGGATTTCCTTCGCCTTAGCAAGGCTCACCTTGGGGCTTGCCGTCACCGGATTCTTGGTCATCACGGAACTGATCTTCACGTTCATGTCGCTCACGGTGCGGAGGTCGCGGCTGGTAAGCATGCCCACAAGTTTACCCTTCGAGAGAATCGGGAAACCGCTCACCTTGTTCTTGGCGCGCAGTTCAAAAGCAGCGGAGACCGGCTGGTCGGCATCGAGGGTCACCGGATTCACAACGATACCGGACTGCCACCGCTTGACCTTGCGGACTTCTTCGGCCTGTTCTTCAACGCTCATGTTCTTGTGGATAATGCCGATACCACCCTGCAGGGCGAGGGAAATGGCCAAAGGAGCCGTAGTCACGGTGTCCATGGCGGCACTGATGATAGGAATGTTCAGCTTGATGTTGGGAGCGAGCTGGGTGCTCACGTCGGTCTGGGCCGGCAAAACAGAAGATTCAGCGGGAACAAGAAGGACGTCGTCAAACGTCAGGGCTTCTGGCAAAAGTTTCATAATAGACCTCTCTTGCGTAGTAAATATAGAAAAAAAGAGGCTAGGGTCTAGGGTTTAGGGGCTAGAAAAAAGCGTAAAAAAAGCCTACAGCGAAAACACCCGTTTGATGTCGTCCACCCGTTCCGTTACCGTAAGGGCGAGCTTCAACAGTACCGCCGCCTTCTGAGGCGCAAGTCTCCCTGCGCAAATACAGCCGGGAGCAAGAGTTTCGTTCAATGTCACCAGCCCGTGATGGGTGCGGCTCGCTATGACCACGGGAATGTCGATACGCTCCAAAACCTTGGCCCAGGCCTGGCTGAACTCGCCCGAGCCCGCCCCCGCAATCACAAGGCCGTCCGAAACACAGGAGGCGTATTCCAGCACCTTCGGGTTTGCATCTACCGTAAAATAGACCACGTTCACCCGAGGCAGTTCCTGGAGTTTCGACACGTCAAAAAAGTTCTGCTCCTTGAGGGCATTCCAGTTGGAGCCTTCGCCGGGAGCGTCCACCCCCATAGCGTTTATGGCCGAGGCGCTGCACTTTTGCACGCCGCGGGCATCGAAGAGCTCCCCAGCAAAGAAAACCCACACCAGGTTTGCCGGAGGGTCGTCGTCGATGGCAAATCCCACCGCCGCACGGACTGCTCCCAAGAGGTTCGCCGGGCCGTCGGGATCCTTCGCCGTGGCAGGCTTCATGGAACCTGTCAAGACCACCGGTTTTTCGCACTTGACCGTAAGGCTTATAAAATAGGCCGTCTCGTCCATGGTGTCGGTACCGTGGGTCACCACGATTCCGTCGACGGTTTCGTCTTCTTGCAGTTCCCTGATGCGGTTCGATAGCTTAATCCATAGTTTGTCCGTAATGTCGTCGGAATTCACGTTGCAGATTTGCTCCGCCGTGACTTCGGCGTATTCCGAAAGTTCGGGCACGGACTTTACCAGGTCTTCGGCAGAAATCTGCCCCGGAACATAGCCCGTGCTCTTGCCGGGCTCGCCTACGCCGGCAATGGTTCCGCCGGTGGCCAAAATTGCAATTCGCTTCTTTCCGCTTGCCATCTTTCCCCCTACAAGTCCCGCGACGAAACGTTACCCGAGTTAGACTTCTCGTCACCTAATTCGTGCTTTCCGCCGCCCATCTTCTTGAACTTCTCGCGGATGAGTTGCAAGTCGTGCTGGTAAGGATTCCGCTTGAAATCTTCAAAAGCCCAGGCCGTAGGGTGGAACTGCCCCTTGGCATAAGTCAAGAGCATGTCCAGCCACACGCCTCCACCGGCGTAAAGCTTGAAGGGTCCCCGCTTGTAACTGGGGAGTACCACCTTGTCCAGG from Fibrobacter sp. encodes:
- a CDS encoding Lrp/AsnC family transcriptional regulator, giving the protein MLVEALDLKILEIVQDGFPLEERPYAALGRLLGVSEEEAFDSVERLRKSGVIRRLGGVYDSRRLGYISRLCTGVVSEDKLEGFAAAVDKIPAITHNYVRSHAYNVWFTVIARSESEIQETVRGLEAETVLHDAHVLSASKMFKINTVMKSASRSSADASGQVAAARVTERPVAKGAEPFVPEAKDRRRINLLCQDIPHTKTPFSDLGIDVAEIRGDLDQKIMRRFGAVLRHQQAGFDANAMVCLAVADAERAGALLAEDPHVSHCYERSPFGGFPYNVYAMFHGQSEAELEQSICSALSALNGPDHAVLTSLKELKKTSFVYFA
- a CDS encoding NTP transferase domain-containing protein, whose amino-acid sequence is MTCGRFLLGPYYNETKEKNLEREKLNVLILAAGLGTRLRPLTEDMPKPLVPVVDKSILEIQAIRARELGPVRLHANAHYLAEQVIAEGSRLGFEKVWEEPEILGTAGPLKRIYNEGYRGGLLVMNGDAYCRFDLNKFMENARRDRCDVALLAVEFPQVNTFRVDGNGHLAGVAGRFGSEQGKPATFSGVSWYSDAALARIKDGEFDIREFWKQELAAGHPIYVDCSQMDATWIDMGSPAGLKAACDARLQELGLNSWVGDGLDSRRRDCVSKVGCSVVQNGVDLPEGVRVENSILFAGATVEVGETVKDEIRGRGFSWKL
- the guaB gene encoding IMP dehydrogenase, with protein sequence MKLLPEALTFDDVLLVPAESSVLPAQTDVSTQLAPNIKLNIPIISAAMDTVTTAPLAISLALQGGIGIIHKNMSVEEQAEEVRKVKRWQSGIVVNPVTLDADQPVSAAFELRAKNKVSGFPILSKGKLVGMLTSRDLRTVSDMNVKISSVMTKNPVTASPKVSLAKAKEILAEKRIEKLPLVDASGALKGLITMTDILKRENNPNASLDKNGQLLVGAAVSTSANTLERVAALVDAGVDLLIIDTAHGHHIGVRNMVKTVRKKYPKLTICAGNVCTPEAVAELAKCGANIVKVGIGPGSICTTRIVAGVGYPQFSAVVECGKMARKVGVKIIADGGLKFSGDIVKALAAGGHAVMVGSLFAGTEEAPGEVILADGRSYKSYRGMGSLGAMKAGSADRYFQGGVQEPRKFVPEGIEGRVPYKGPLRDTVYQLIGGIHSAMGYAGAANLEELYKKATFVRITGAGLRESHPHDVTITKEAPNYRTGE
- a CDS encoding asparaginase — protein: MASGKKRIAILATGGTIAGVGEPGKSTGYVPGQISAEDLVKSVPELSEYAEVTAEQICNVNSDDITDKLWIKLSNRIRELQEDETVDGIVVTHGTDTMDETAYFISLTVKCEKPVVLTGSMKPATAKDPDGPANLLGAVRAAVGFAIDDDPPANLVWVFFAGELFDARGVQKCSASAINAMGVDAPGEGSNWNALKEQNFFDVSKLQELPRVNVVYFTVDANPKVLEYASCVSDGLVIAGAGSGEFSQAWAKVLERIDIPVVIASRTHHGLVTLNETLAPGCICAGRLAPQKAAVLLKLALTVTERVDDIKRVFSL